The following is a genomic window from Desulfotignum phosphitoxidans DSM 13687.
GTATTGCGAAATGGAAACAAGATATATCTGCACCTATGTGCATTGCAGCCATCCCGGCACCAACCGGTATGAAATGACTTTCAAGGCGGAATCCATCATGGATCAAAAAAACGTGGCCACCCCGTTCTGCCCTTTCTGCAAGAAAGAAATGCTGCTGGCACCGGCTGTCCCCAGCGACTGCGTTCACCAGACCACAGCTGACTGCCATGCGGCTGATTGATCATGGATTTTTTTCCCTCTTTTTTTCTTCCCCCTTCTTGCTGCATCCACCTCAGTAGAAGGGAAACAAGCCCGCATAAATATCCTTTAAAATCTGTTTGCCCGGTGCTATATTCAAATATGTCACTCTGATTTCAGGCGAGAATACCGCCTGAAATCAGACAAAAAAAAGGACGTTGAGCATGCATGATGACACCCCCATAGGGGAAATGATCCCCTTTACCATCACCCGCTACCGGAACAATGAACTGTCTGAGGAAGCTTCCCGTGTAGCGGCGGAAATCCCTTTGACCTTTCATGTCAACGGCCGGGAACTGGCCACGCTCATGTGCACCCCCTCCCATCTCAAAGCATTTGCCTGCGGATTTCTGGTCACCTCCGGATTCATCAAGTCTGCTGACGACATCACCTCTTTTTCTCTGGATGAAACCAAATGGCGGGCAGACATTAAAGTCAGGGACCTGGTGGATCCGGAGCTGCTGGGGCAACGGGTGTATACCTCAGGCTGCGGCAAAGGGGTGATGTACACCTCCATGATGGAGCTGTCCTCCCGCCATCCCATTCAAAGTGATGTCCAGATTCAGGGATCAGACATTATCGCCGTGATTCACTGGCTTCAGCACTGCTCGGACCTGCACCGGATCACGGGCGGGGTTCATTCCGCGTCCGCCAGTATCAAAGGGCAGATCCCGGATTTTTTTATCGACGATATCGGCCGGCACAATGCCGTGGACAAGGTGCTGGGCACGTTGCTGCTTGAAAAGACCGACTGTTCAAGGGTCATGCTGGCCTGCACCGGCCGGATCTCTTCTGAAATTGTTCACAAGGCCCGGCGCCTGGACATTCCGGTCCTGGCATCCAGAGGCGCTCCCACCCACCAGAGCATCCTGCTGGCAAAAGAAATGGGCATCACCCTGGTGGGATTTGTCAGACCTACCAATTTTGCCGTGTTTACCCATGCCCAAAGAATCCTAGAAAATGGAGACAAAAAATGACACCATCCCAAGACATTTTCACCACGGCCCTGGTCTATGAAAAAAAGATCCGGGATCTTTACCGGTCCGCCGTGGAAACCATTGACGATCCCCGGGGCAAAGAACTGTTCCAGGCCCTGGCCGATGATGAACAAAACCATGTGGCGTTTCTGGAGCACGGCCTGACCCTTTTAAGGGATGACAAAGACCAGGAACTGGAAAAACCCGGCACTTCGATTCCCTTTCCGGACCGGGATTTTGAAAAAATCAAGCAGATGGCCGACCAGATTCCTAAAGACATCCTGGGGGATCTGAAACGGGTGCTGAACGCGGCCTTGTCCCTGGAAGTGGAAACCAGCCGGTTTTACCGGGATGCCATTCAGAAAGTGGATCACGGGCCGGTCCGGGATATTCTGGAAAAATTCTATGACATTGAGCAGCGCCATGTGGAAGTGGTCCAGATCGAACTGGATTTCGCCTCCAACAACGGGTACTGGTTCAATTTCATGGAAACCGACATGGAAGACTGAATGCCCGCTGATCTGCTGACGTTTCTTTCGCCCGGCATGACCTGGAACATGCTGGTCGTGTATGGATTTCTGATAGGTGTCATTCTCCTGTTCGCGTTTGACCTGGTGCGGGTGGACATGGTAGGGCTGCTGGTCATGGTACTGCTGCCCCTGTCCGGTCTTGTCACCCCGGGTCAAGCCATTTCCGGGCTCAGCTCCAATGCCGTGGTATCCATCATTGCCGTCATGATTATCGGCCACGGCCTGGACAAGACCGGGGTGATGAACCAGGTGGCCGCACAGATCATCAAGCTGTCGGGGAAAAGCCGGAACCGGATGATGACCCTGGTGGCCGGCACCGTGGCCGTGATCTCCGGTTTCATGCAGAATATCGGGGCCGCGGCCCTGTTTCTGCCGGCCGTGAACCGCATGTGCCGGCAGCTGAACGTGCCCATCTCCCAGGTGCTCATTCCCATGGGATATGCCGCGGTCATCGGGGGATGCATCACCCTGGTGGGATCCAGTCCGTTGATCCTGCTCAATGACCTGGCCGGATCCTGGTGGCATGCCAACCCGGAGCTGGTGGCGCATCA
Proteins encoded in this region:
- the fdhD gene encoding formate dehydrogenase accessory sulfurtransferase FdhD, which encodes MHDDTPIGEMIPFTITRYRNNELSEEASRVAAEIPLTFHVNGRELATLMCTPSHLKAFACGFLVTSGFIKSADDITSFSLDETKWRADIKVRDLVDPELLGQRVYTSGCGKGVMYTSMMELSSRHPIQSDVQIQGSDIIAVIHWLQHCSDLHRITGGVHSASASIKGQIPDFFIDDIGRHNAVDKVLGTLLLEKTDCSRVMLACTGRISSEIVHKARRLDIPVLASRGAPTHQSILLAKEMGITLVGFVRPTNFAVFTHAQRILENGDKK
- a CDS encoding ferritin family protein gives rise to the protein MTPSQDIFTTALVYEKKIRDLYRSAVETIDDPRGKELFQALADDEQNHVAFLEHGLTLLRDDKDQELEKPGTSIPFPDRDFEKIKQMADQIPKDILGDLKRVLNAALSLEVETSRFYRDAIQKVDHGPVRDILEKFYDIEQRHVEVVQIELDFASNNGYWFNFMETDMED